TTGGGTGCACCCGGTGCGGGCAAGGGCACTCAAGCAACCTTCATCAAGGAAAAATTCGGCATTCCGCAAATTTCCACCGGCGACATGCTGCGCGCCGCCGTCAAGGCCGGCACGCCGCTCGGTCTCGAAGCCAAGCGTTTCATGGATGCAGGTGAACTGGTTACGGACGAGCTGATCATCAACCTGGTGAAGGAACGTCTGCAGCAGGCGGACTGCGCGAACGGCTATCTGTTCGACGGCTTTCCGCGCACCATTCCGCAGGCCGAAGCGATGAAGCAGGCCGGCGTCGCGATCGACTACGTGCTGGAAATCGACGTGCCGTTCGACGAGATCATCGTGCGTATGAGCGGCCGCCGCTCGCACGCCGCATCGGGCCGCACGTATCACGTCAAGTTCAATCCGCCGAAGGTCGAAGGCGTGGACGACGTGACCGGCGAACCGCTGATCCAGCGCGACGACGACAAGGAAGAAACGGTCAAGAAGCGTCTGGAAGTGTACGAGGCGCAAACCAAGCCGCTGATCGAGTACTACACGAACTGGGCGAACAACGGCGATGCGTCGAGCACGCTGCAGGCGCCGCAATATCGCCGCATTTCGGGCCTCGGCGGCGTCGACGAAATTCGCACCCGCGCGTTCGACGCGCTGAAGTAAGCGCCCTCGCCTTTCGCGAATGCAATCGAAAACCCGCCCTTGCCGGCGGGTTTTTTCTTATGCGGCATGCGTTTAGCGCAAGGCCACTTCGGGTTGGCGGCGCGGAATTTAATTAGCCATCCGTATCTATTCGATCCTGGCTGGCGATCTGTCCGGCGACGCCGCCGCTTCGCTTTCCGCGCTGCAGCATAGCCGTTACAATCGACCATCGAAAAGATATTCGATCCAGACACAACTGAACATACCGTAGCAAAGGAGAAGACATGGAGATTCGTGACAACGTATTCCTGATCACCGGCGGCGCATCGGGACTCGGCGCGGCGACCGCGCGCCTGTTCGTCGAGAACGGCGGCAAGGTGGTGCTCGCCGACCTGAACCAGGCTGCGGGCGAAGCGCTCGCGCAGGAACTCGGCGGCGTGTTCGTGAAGTGCGACGTGAGCCGCGAAGACGACGCAACGCAAGCCGTGGAAGCGGCAACCAGGCTCGGCACGCTGCGCGGCCTCGTCAACTGCGCGGGCGTCGCGCCGGCCGTGAAGACCGTCGGCAAGGACGGCCCGCATCCGCTCGACGCCTTCGCGCGCACCATCTCGATCAACCTGATCGGCACGTTCAACATGGTCCGGCTCGCGGCCGCGGCCATGGCGAAGAACGAGCCGAACGCGCACGGCGAGCGCGGCGTGATCGTCAACACGGCGTCGGTGGCTGCATTCGACGGTCAGATCGGCCAGGCGGCGTATGCGGCATCGAAGGCCGGCGTGGCCGGCATGACGCTGCCGATCGCCCGCGATCTGTCACGCAACGCGATCCGCGTGATGACGATCGCGCCGGGCATTTTCGAAACGCCGATGCTGCTCGGCATGCCGCAGGAAGTGCAGGACGCGCTCGGTGCGATGGTGCCGTTCCCGCCGCGCCTGGGCAAACCGGTCGAATATGCGATGCTGGCCAAGCAGATTTTCGACAATCCGATGCTGAACGGCGAAGTGATCCGTCTGGACGGCGCGATCCGCATGCAGCCGAAGTGACGGGCGCCGTCGCGTGATGGATCGATCACGCGCGGCAGTGTGCCGTTTGATGTAAGCGGCGCGCTGCCGGATGCAAAAACGCCTGAGTATGAATCGCGACCGATTCATACTCAGGCGTTTTTGTTGGCTTCAGCAAGACGTGCCAGGCGTGAAAAACTAATCGCCGTCGTTATGCTGGGTCCGTTGCCGCAACTCGTGCAACTGCGATTCCACCACCGTCGCATCCTCGGCATCCGGACAGTCGCCCAGATAACGTTCGAGATCTTCCAGCGCGGGCCGCAGATAGTCGAGCCGCGCATACGCGAAACCGCGATCGCGCACCTCCTCGATACTGCCCGGCAACAGGATCACCAGCCGCTCCTGCACCGCCAGCAAACGCTGCCAGCGTTCGGTCTGAAGATACGTGGACTTCAGATTACGCAGCATCCGCGCGATGATCTCGCGCCGCGTGGCCGGCTGCAGCAGCACACGCAGCGTCCGGCTCACCGAGCCGCCCGCCGACGCCACGAACGGCTCCAGCATATCCACCATCTGCGATTCGGAAAGCGAATGCCCATTGGTCGGATCGAGCATCACGTCGCCGTCCGGCGTGGTCACGCGCAACAGGAAATGTCCGGGAAACGACACGCCACGCGCTGGGATACCGATCTGCTCGGCCATCTCCAGATACAGCACCGCGAGCGAAATCGGAATGCCGCGACGGCGCTTCAGCACCGCGTTCAGATGGCTGTTGTCGGGATCGTAGTAATCGTTGAGATTGCTGGCGAAGCCCAGCTCGCGAAAGAAGAACCGGTTCAGGATGCCAACCTTCTGACGGATGTCGGCGTCTTCCGGCATGCGACGCTGCAAGCGCAGCACCAGTTCGTCGATTTCGGCCAGCGTACCTTGCAGGTCGAGATCGGGATAAGCGTCCTGCGCGATCGACAGCGCCGCCTCGGTCAGCGGCAGACTTTCGTCTTCGGCAACGAGCGTGCTGAAATAGTCGAGAACTCGCGTCATCGTGATCATTTCACTCGTCGTTTGAAATACGCGTACTTGAAGCCCATCAGCCAAAGCATACCGAAATATAGCGCGGCGAACAGCACGAGGCACGCGCCGAGCAGCACCATCCGGTCCACCGGCCGGTTATGCATGCCGATCCAGTCGAAGCTGATGGCCAGCCAGTGCATCGCACCCGCCAGCACGAGGCAGGCGCCCAGCAACTGCACGAAGAATTTGAGCCAGCCGTTCGACGGCATGTAGATGCCGCGCTTGCGCAGCCCGAGAAACAGCAGCAACGCGTTGCCGCACGCGCCCAGGCCGACGCTCAGCGTGAGGCCGGCATGCGCGAAGATCGGCACGAACACGTAGTTGCTGAGCTGCGTCAGCACCAGCACGACCACGCCGATCTTCACCGGCGTCTTGATGTCCTGCTTCGCGTAGAAACCGGGCGCGAGGATCTTGATCAGAATCAGGCCGATCAGGCCGACACCGTACGCGGCCAGCGCGCGGCTCACCATCACGACGGAATTGCCGTCGAACTTGCCGTAGTGAAACAGCACGGCGGTCAGCGGTTCGGCGAAGAAAAACAGCGCGATCGCGCTCGGCGCGGCAAGCAGGAAGGTGACGCGCAGCCCCCAGTCGAGCAGCGACGAATACTCGTGCGGATCGGCATCGACGTGCGCCTTCGACAGGCTCGGCAGCAGGATCGTGCCGAGCGCGACGCCCAGCAGCGCGGTCGGGAACTCCATCAACCGGTCGGCGTAGTTGATCCACGAGACGGCGCCGGGACCGATGCGCGACGCGATGTTGGTGTTGATGATCAGACTGATCTGCGCGACCGACACCGCGAACATGGCCGGCACCATCTTCGCGAGCACGCGCTTCACGCCGCGATGCGCGAGCGCCTTCAGCGGATTCAGCCCGATGCGCGGGATCATGTCGATCTTCTTCAGCCCCGGCAGTTGCACGATGAACTGCAACACCCCGCCGACGATCACCGCCCACGCGAGCGCATACACCGGCGTTTGCAGACGCGGCGCGACGAACACGGCCGCGCCGATGAACGCGACGTTCAGCAGCACCGGCGCGAACGCGGGCAACGAGAAGTTCTTGTACGTATTCAGCACGCCCGACGCCAGCGACGTCAGCGAGATGAAAATGATGTACGGGAACATGATGCGGGTCATGGTGACCGCGAGCGCATACGCCTGGCCTTCGTGCGCGAGGCCCGACGCGACCACGAACACCACGCCGGACGCGAACAGCACGCCGAGCAGCGACATGATCGCCAGTGCCCACGCGAGCACGGTGGAGGTCGCGTCGACCAGCGCCTTGGTGGCGTCGTGCCCCTGGCTGTTCTTGAACTCCGCGAGGATCGGCACGAAGGCCTGTGAGAACGCACCTTCGGCCGAGATGCGGCGCAACAGGTTCGGAATGCGGAAGGCGACGTAGAACGCGTCAGTGTATTGACTGGCACCGAAAGCGCGTGCGATCAGCGTTTCGCGGGCCAGTCCGGTCACGCGCGACAGCAGCGTGAAGCCGCTGACCGTCAGCAGGGCTCGGAATAGATTCATGGGGCGCTTATTATACGGGTGCCGCGAGGGCGGACGACGAGCCGGAATGCGCATCGGACCGGGAATCGGACAGCGCATCGGACAAATTCGCCGCGCAGACGTTCGATCCAATGTTTGCACTGCGCCGGCCGGGCGGCACGCACCGATACATTCCCCGTTGCCACGTGCCTGATTTTGTTGCTATAATCGCCGGTTTCGAAGCTCGCCTCACTTTCGGACGGGGCTCAGATCGGCTTCACGCAGCGCCAAGCGTGACATCAAGTAACATCGAGCCGGTCGCCGAGACCACCGGAAATCGTCGGGAACGCTCCCGATTTCTCCGATATGCGCCGAAACACAGGCCCGCCTTCGCGTAATACCGATCGATTTTTTCGACACCTTTGCGCTCCTGGGCAATCGCTTCCAGGGGTTCGGATTAAAAGCAGCGCCTCTCCACTTGAAGGTCAGGCACTGGAAACAGGAACAGGATAAGGAACCGTCATGGCTAACTCCGCACAAGCACGCAAGCGCGCCCGCCAGGCCGCCAAGGCAAACTCGCACAACTCGGCACTGCGCTCGAAGTTCCGCACGGCTATCAAGGCTGTCCGCAAGGCGATCGACGCCGGCGACAAGGCTAAGGCCGCTGAAATCTTCTTGGCATCGTCGAAGACCATCGACATCATCGCCGACAAGAAAATCGTTCACAAGAACAAGGCTGCTCGCCATAAGAGCCGTCTCGCTGCAGCCATCAAGGGTCTGCAAGCGCCCGCAGCGCAGTAATTCCGGTCAGCCCGCTTCGGTGGGCTACCTCCTGTTTCCGCTGCACAAGAAGGCCCGCTTTGGCGGGCTTTTTTGCTTGATGAACGCGTCAGCATCGCCAGCATCAACAGCCGGTCGCACGCCTCGATGCGTGAATCCGACCACCCGATCACCGGTCGCGTGATATCGGGCACAAAAAAACCCGCCGCTGGCGGGTTTTTGTTTTTTCGGTCCGGCCCGGCTTCGGCCGGCCAGCTCACGACCTGCTAGATGATGTGCCGTTTTTCCAGCGGCGCCGCGTGTTCGAGTTGCAACTCGCACGCTTCGGTCACCACGAGGTCGTTGTCCTTCGCGAAGTTAAGCACGAAATCGAAAGCCATCGGCTCGATGTCCCGCAAACGCGAATCGAGAATCACGCACTTCAGGTCGCCGATCATGGTGGGCCGCACGTACAGCGAATACTGCATGTAGGCGTTCGGCCCCTTTTTAGCGCCAGGTCCGAAGCAGGCCATCACGCCCGCGAGCCGCTCCGACCAGTCGCTCGGTCGGAACCGCTTTCCCTTCGACGTGATGCCCTGAATGAAATATTCGGTTGGAGCTTCTTCGGCCATGTAGGAATACCTGTGTAACTGCCCAGCGGGATGACGGCGAAACGAACGGCGCGAGATGCGCAAGCTTGCCACGACACCGAGGTGCGCCACGACGACCTGCGAGGGGGCGGCCGAACCGCCCCGGCAGCTGTCACGAGCACGCGCCGCATGCATGCCATCCATGCGAAGGCGCGCCGCGCGGACCGCGCAAACCGTGTCCGACGCGCGAAATACGGCCTTGCTGGGCTTTGGGATAACCGCAAGATTATAGCGCAGCGGACCTTTTTCCGCAGCGCACACAAGACTAGTCTGATGCCTGTGCGCGTCTTTCAGACAGCTTGCCCGCCGCCCGGCCGCGCCGTGGCTGGCCATTCGGCCGACTCGTCAAACGGGGCGAAATCCTTTATGCTGCATTGAGTTACCACAAACGACGGCGGCGCCGTCCGGCAATCCTGCCGGGTGAGACCGCCGTATTTGTTTCATGACCGCCAAGAAAATTCGCCACTATCTGCAGTTCAAGGATTTCTCGCTGGACGACTACGAGTACGTGCTCGAACGCGCGCGCATTCTGAAGCGCAAATTCAAGAGCTACGAGACGTACCATCCGCTGCACGACCGCACGCTGGCCATGATCTTCGAGAAGAATTCCACGCGTACGCGTCTTTCTTTCGAAGCCGGCATTTTCCAGCTCGGCGGTCACGCGGTGTTCATGAGCACACGCGACACCCAGCTGGGTCGCGGCGAACCGATCGAAGACGCGGCGCAGGTCATCTCGCGCATGGTCGACATCATCATGATCCGTACGTTCGGCCAGGACATCATCCAGCGCTTCGCAGAAAATTCACGCGTGCCGGTGATCAACGGGCTGACCAACGAATACCATCCTTGCCAGGTGCTGGCGGACATCTTCACGTATTTCGAGCATCGCGGTCCGATTCGCGGCAAGACGGTCGCGTGGGTCGGCGACGCCAACAACATGTTGTACACGTGGATCGAAGCCGCGCAGATTCTCGGCTTCAAACTGCGTCTGTCCACGCCGCCGGGCTACAAGCTGGATCGCGCGATGGTCGCCGCCGAAAGCGCGCCGTTCTACGAAGAGTTCGACGATCCGAACGAGGCCTGCGCAGGCGCCGACCTCGTCACGACCGACGTCTGGACCAGCATGGGCTTCGAGGCCGAAAACGAAGCGCGCAAGAAAGCCTTCGCCGACTGGTGCGTGGACGCCGACATGATGGCGCGCGCCAACGCAGACGCGTTGTTCATGCACTGCCTGCCCGCCCACCGCGGCGAGGAAGTCAGCGCGGAAGTGATCGACGGCCCGCAAAGCGTGGTGTGGGACGAAGCGGAAAATCGTCTGCACGTGCAGAAGGCATTGATGGAATACCTGCTGCTCGGCAAACTCAATCATTGAGCCGGCCGCGCGTTTAGCAACATCCAGCAGCATCTCGAGCATTGTCTGCGTGAAGCGCGACGGGGCCTTGAATACGAGGCAAGGTCACCAGGTCACCGCCACGCATCCGGCCGTCGACGGGTCCGCACAACGGACCCGGTCCTGTCGCCCTCTCTGCCCGACAACGCGGGCAGCCAGCGGTTGAGAATCGAGCCGGAAGTCGGCCCCAAATCGGCCTGGAACCGGACTCGCTCCGGTTTAGTGTCAAAATAGTGCTTTTTCCGCGCTTCGGACCCGCCGGTGCGCGTTGTTTTCCCGCTTTTTCCAGCTACGAGTTCACCATGAGCGATATCAAGAAAGTCGTGCTCGCCTATTCGGGCGGCCTCGACACCTCCGTCATCCTGAAGTGGTTGCAGGACAACTACGACGCCGAAGTCGTCACGTTCACGGCCGATATCGGCCAGGGCGAAGAGCTGGAGCCGGCGCGCAAGAAAGCCCTGCAGCTCGGCATCAAGCAGGAAAACATCTTCATCGAAGATCTGCGCGAGGAATTCGTGCGCGACTTCGTGTTCCCGATGTTCCGCGCCAACACGATCTACGAAGGCGAGTACCTGCTGGGCACGTCGATCGCGCGTCCGCTGATCGCGAAGCGTCAGATCGAAATCGCGCGTGCCAGCGGTGCGCAGGCGGTGTCGCACGGCGCAACCGGCAAGGGCAACGACCAGGTGCGCTTCGAACTCGGCTACTACGCGCTCGAACCCGGCATCAAGGTGATCGCACCGTGGCGCGAATGGGATCTGCTGTCGCGCGAAAAGCTGCTCGCGTACGCGGAAAAGGCCGGCATTCCAATCGAAATGAAGCACAAGCAAGGCGGCGCGCCGTATTCGATGGACGCGAACCTGCTGCACATCTCGTTCGAAGGCCGTCATCTGGAAGACCCGAAGGCGGAAGCCGAAGCGGATATGTGGCGCTGGACCGTGTCGCCGGAACAGGCGCCGGACGCCGCCGAATACCTCGACATCGAGTACGAGCACGGCGACCCGGTCGCAATCAACGGCAAGCGCCTGTCGGCCGCCGAAATGCTGACCGAGCTGAACCGTCTGGGCGGCAAGCACGGCATCGGCCGTCTGGATCTGGTGGAAAACCGCTACGTCGGCATGAAGTCGCGCGGCTGCTATGAAACGCCGGGCGGCACGATCATGCTGAAGGCGCACCGCGGCATCGAGTCGATCACGCTCGACCGCGAAGTCGCGCACTTGAAGGACGATCTGATGGCGCGTTACGCGTCGCTGATTTATAACGGCTACTGGTGGAGCCCGGAGCGCCGTGCGATCCAGGTGCTGATCGACCATACGCAGGAAAAGGTCAACGGCTGGGTGCGTGTGAAGCTGTACAAGGGCAGCGTGTCGGTCGTCGCGCGCGATTCGAAGGAAACGCTGTTCGACAAGACCATCGCAACGTTCGACGACGATGGCGGCGCGTACAACCAGGCTGACGCTGGCGGCTTTATCAAGCTGAACGCGCTGCGTATGCGGATCGCGGAAAATGCGCGCCGTCAGCGCGATTGATAGCGATAGAAATGTGCCCTTAGCCTATAGCTGACGGGCAGAAGCAAAAAAGCGCCGGGAGAAAAATCTCCCGGCGCTTTTTTTGCGTCATCGTTTTGTTGGCATCCATCCGCCACCCATCACAGGCAAACCGGCTCGGCCTCCAGCTCCACGCCGAACCGCTCGAACACATCCCGCTGCACCGCTTTGGCGAGCGCCAGGATGTCGGCCCCGCTCGCGCCGCCGCGGTTCACCAGCACCAGCGCCTGCCGCTCATGCACGGCGGCCGCACCCATCGCCCGGCCCTTCCAGCCGCAGCGGTCGATCAACCAGCCGGCTGCGAGCTTCACGCGACCGTCCGCCTGCGGATACGACACCACCTCCGGCTCCATGCGCTTCAGCGCCTCGAACTGCGCGGCATCCACCACCGGATTCTTGAAGAAACTGCCGGCATTGCCCAGTTCCAGCGGATCGGGCAGTTTCGCGCGACGCACGGCCACGACCGCGTCGAACACGGCCTGCGCGGATGGCGCGGCATCGCCGCCATGACCATCCGCGGCCAACGCCCGCGCCAGATCCGCGTATCCCGCGCGCGGCTGCCAGGCCTTCGGCAAACGGAAGGTCACCGACGTGATCACGAAGCGGTCGCGCCCTTCCCGCTTGAAGAAACTGTCGCGATAGCCAAAGCCGCACGCCTGCGCGTCGAGTTCGACGACCTCGCCCGTCGCAAGCTCGACCGCCCGCAGCGACGCGAACCGCTCGCCCATTTCCAGGCCGTAAGCGCCGATGTTCTGGATCGGCGCCGCACCGACCGTCCCCGGGATCAGCGCGAGATTCTCGAGACCGGGCATGCCGTGCGCCAACGTCCACGCGACGAACTCATGCCAGGATTCGCCGCCGCCCGCCTCGACGTACCACGCGTTCTCGTCCTCGCGCACCACGCGGCGGCCGCGCAACGCGATCAGCACGACCAGTCCGTCGAAGTCGCCGGTCAACACGACGTTGCTGCCGCCGCCCAGCACGAGACGCGGCAACCCGGCCACGCGCGGATCGCGCACGGCGGCCAGCAATTGCGCCTCGTGTTCGATCCGGCACGCGAAACGCGCGCGGACGTCGAAGCCGAAGGTGTTGTGCGCCTTCAGCGGGTAGTCCGCCATGAACGCGGGAGAATCGGAGTGATGCATGGGAATCGGCACGAAATAGGCAGGGTGAATCGACGGACAAAAAGTCGAATGGAACGACGACGAAGCTAAACGGAAGCAACAACGAAGCGGTAACCCGGCCACAATGAAACGACATCGGCCCCGGCTCACGCGACAATCGCAATGCACGGCAGCCTTGGGCAAAAGGGAACGGCGTCGGTAAAATGACGTCCGGTCCGTGATTATAGCGAGTGCCCCGTGAGCAGCCGACCGGCCGCGTCACGCACCGCAGCACTATTGGGAGAATGCAATGCCATCGTTTGACGTCGTCTGCGAAGCGAACATGATTGAAGTCAAGAACGCGATCGAGCAGTCCAACAAGGAAATCTCAACCCGCTTCGACTTCAAGGGGTCGGACGCGCGCGTCGAGCACAAGGAAAGCGAAATCACCGCCTATGCGGACGATGAGTTCAAGCTCGGCCAGGTGAAGGACGTGCTGCTGTCGAAAATGGCCAAGCGCAACGTGGACGTGCGCTTCCTCGACTACGGCAAGATCGAGAAGATCGGCGGCGACAAGGTCAAGCAGGTCATCAAGATCAAGAAGGGCGTGTCCGGCGACCTGTCGAAGAAAATCGTGCGCCTCGTGAAGGACAGCAAGATCAAGGTCCAGGCGAGCATTCAGGGCGACGCGGTGCGTATCACCGGCGGCAAGCGCGACGACCTGCAAAGCGTGATCGCGATGCTGCGCAAGGACGTGACCGACACGCCGCTCGACTTCAACAACTTCCGCGATTAAGCGTCACGCGCATGGGTGAGCGCGGCGCTCCGCGTCACCCCGCGCGCTTCGTGAATCGATGCATGGATCGCTTTACAGCCGGCTTTATGGCCCGCTTTACAGCCCGCTTTCCAGCCCGCCTCAAAGCCCGCTTTACAGATCGTTCCCCGCCGCCGGGCTCCCGCCGCCCGCCGCCTTCTTCTTGTCGCCGATCCGGCTTTCCTGCCCGCGCATCAGCTTGCTGATGTTGCCGCGATGGCGCCACACCAGCAGCGTGCTCATCACCACGATCGACAGCGCGATGATGTGCGGCCCGAACAGAAAGCCGTCGAACAACGGCGCGAACACCGCCGCGGCAAGCGCCGCCAGCGACGAGTAACGCGTGAAGAACGCGACGATCAGCCAGGTCAGCAGGGTCGCGCCGCCAAGAACCGGATTGATCGCGAGCAGCACGCCCGCCGCGGTCGCCACGCCCTTGCCGCCCTTGAAGCGGAAGAACACCGGATACAGGTGGCCGAGAAACACCGCGATCGCCGCGATCGCCACCGACGTATCGTCGAGCCCGAACCGCGCGCCGAAGTGCACGACGCACCACACCGGCAGCCAGCCCTTGAAAGCGTCGCCGATCAGCGTGAGAATCGCGGCCTTCTTGCTGCCGCTGCGCAGCACGTTGGTGGCGCCCGGATTGCCCGAGCCGTACGAGCGCGGGTCGTCGAGACCCATCGCGGCGCTGACGATCACGGCGAACGACAGCGAGCCGATCAGGTAGGCAACGACAGCAACGATCAGGTTTTGCATCAAGGGACTCTTATAAGGATCGGCGGTCTGAAACTCGATACCCCAGCCGCAACAGGGCACACAAAACATCACCACGCAGCGCGATGCGCGATGGAACGCACGCGCCGCGGCAAAGCGGCGCACATTCTACCGAACCCGGCCGCCCGGAAAACATTCAGACAAACGTCAATCGACGCTCGCGCATTGCACCGGCTTCGCCGTCAGCAGACCGGTCAGCACCTGCGGGTCGATGCTGACCAGAAATCCGCGCCGGCCGCCGTTCAGCCAGATCCGCTCCATCTCCAGAATGCTCGACTCGACGTACACCGGCATGGCCTTGCGCGTACCGAACGGCGATGTGCCGCCGATCAGATAACCGGAATGCCGGTTCGCCACCTCGGGCTTGCACGGCTCGACGCGTTTCGCGCCGATCTGCCGCGCGAGGTTCTTGGTGCTGACGGTGCGGTCGCCGTGCATCAGCACGATCAGCGGCTTCGCGTGTTCGTCTTCCATCACCAGCGTCTTCACGACATGATGCTCGTCCACGCCGAGCTGGCGCGCCGATTCCGCCGTGCCGCCGTGCTCGACGTAGTCGTAAGGATGTTCACCGAACGCGACGCCGTGACGGCGCAGAAACTGGGTGGCCGGCGTTTCGGAAACGTGTCTGGATTTGCTCATCGGCGCATTGTAATGGCGAGTTTGCACAACGGCTATTTGCCGAACGGCCAATTGTGCGGGCCCGGCGATTGTGGCACGATCGTTCGGAAATTTTCGAACGAACCTGGCGCCCGGCACCGGATCGTTAAATGGAGACAGCGTTGAACGTCAATTCATCCACCGCGGCCCCGCTCGATATTTCCGCGTTGCTCGCCGCGCTGCCCACGCGCATCAGCGAGATCCCGGCGCGCGCCGCCGCGCGCGATCCCGCGCACGTCGCGTTGATCGAAGACGCACGCCGCCTCACCAACGCGCAGTTGCTGGAAGCCGTCGAGGCCGCCGCCGCGCTGTTGCGCGAATGGGGCGTGCGCGGCGGCGATCGCGTGATGATCGTCGCGGAGAACAGCGTCGCGCAGATCGTGCTGTTGTTCGCGACGGCGAAGCTCGACGCGTGGGCGCTGGTGTCGAACGCGCGACTGTCGGCGGCGGAACTCGATTCGATCCGCGCGCATGCGCAACCGCGCGTGGTCGCATACGGCGTGGAAAGCTCGACGGACGCGCAGCAGCATGCCGCGCGTCACCAGGCGAGCGCCGCGCCGACGCTGACGCCCGACATCGGCGCGTGGTCGTACACGATCGACGGCAGCGTGCAGGCCGAACCGGTCGAAGCCGCCAACGCGCGTCAATGCGCGGCGCTGATCTACACCACCGGCACGACCGGCGCGCCGAAAGGCGTGATGCTGTCGCATCGCAATCTGGCGTTCATCGCCGCGATGTCGAGCGGTCTGCGCCGGGTCGGTCCGGACGACGTGGTCTACGCGGTGCTGCCTATTTCGCACGTGTACGGTTTCGCGTCGGTGTGCCTCGGCAGCCTTTACGCGGGCGCTACCTTGCGGCTCGCGCCGCGTTTCGTGCCGGAAGCCGTGCGCCGCGCGCTCGCCGGCGAACGCGTGTCGATCTTTCAGGGCGTGCCGGCCATGCATGCGAAGCTGCTCGAACATCTGCATACGCAGGGGCACGCGTGGTCCGCGCCGTCGCTGCGCTTCGCCTACTCGGGCGGCTCGCCGCTCGACGCCGCGTTGAAAGCGCAGGTCGAAGCCGCCTACGGTTTGCCGCTGCACAACGGCTACGGCATGACCGAAAGCAGCCCGACCGTTTCGCAGACCATGCTCGACCGGCCGCGCGGCGACTGCTCGGTCGGCGAGGTCATTCCGGGCGTCGAGGTGCGCTTCGTCGGACTCGATGGCGCCGAAGCCGCGCCGGGCGAGATCGGCGAGCTGTGGGTGCGCGGGCCGAACGTGATGCTCGGCTATTACCGCAACCCGGAACAGACGCGCGCCGCCGTCACCGCCGACGGCTGGCTGAAGACCGGCGATCTCGCGCGGCAGGAAGCGGACGGTGCATTACACATCGTCGGGCGCAGCAAGGAGTTGATCATCCGGTCCGGCTTCAACGTGTATCCGGCCGAAGTCGAGCATGTGCTGAACGCGCATCCGCAGGTCGTGCAGTCGGCGGTGATCGGCCGCGCGGTGGAAGGCAACGAGGAAGTGATCGCCTTCGTCGAATTGCTGACGGGTGCAACGGTGACGCCGGCGGAATTGATCGCGTGGTGCGGCGAGCGTCTCGCGCCGTACAAGCG
The sequence above is a segment of the Paraburkholderia sp. D15 genome. Coding sequences within it:
- a CDS encoding argininosuccinate synthase translates to MSDIKKVVLAYSGGLDTSVILKWLQDNYDAEVVTFTADIGQGEELEPARKKALQLGIKQENIFIEDLREEFVRDFVFPMFRANTIYEGEYLLGTSIARPLIAKRQIEIARASGAQAVSHGATGKGNDQVRFELGYYALEPGIKVIAPWREWDLLSREKLLAYAEKAGIPIEMKHKQGGAPYSMDANLLHISFEGRHLEDPKAEAEADMWRWTVSPEQAPDAAEYLDIEYEHGDPVAINGKRLSAAEMLTELNRLGGKHGIGRLDLVENRYVGMKSRGCYETPGGTIMLKAHRGIESITLDREVAHLKDDLMARYASLIYNGYWWSPERRAIQVLIDHTQEKVNGWVRVKLYKGSVSVVARDSKETLFDKTIATFDDDGGAYNQADAGGFIKLNALRMRIAENARRQRD
- the murB gene encoding UDP-N-acetylmuramate dehydrogenase; translated protein: MHHSDSPAFMADYPLKAHNTFGFDVRARFACRIEHEAQLLAAVRDPRVAGLPRLVLGGGSNVVLTGDFDGLVVLIALRGRRVVREDENAWYVEAGGGESWHEFVAWTLAHGMPGLENLALIPGTVGAAPIQNIGAYGLEMGERFASLRAVELATGEVVELDAQACGFGYRDSFFKREGRDRFVITSVTFRLPKAWQPRAGYADLARALAADGHGGDAAPSAQAVFDAVVAVRRAKLPDPLELGNAGSFFKNPVVDAAQFEALKRMEPEVVSYPQADGRVKLAAGWLIDRCGWKGRAMGAAAVHERQALVLVNRGGASGADILALAKAVQRDVFERFGVELEAEPVCL
- a CDS encoding YajQ family cyclic di-GMP-binding protein; this encodes MPSFDVVCEANMIEVKNAIEQSNKEISTRFDFKGSDARVEHKESEITAYADDEFKLGQVKDVLLSKMAKRNVDVRFLDYGKIEKIGGDKVKQVIKIKKGVSGDLSKKIVRLVKDSKIKVQASIQGDAVRITGGKRDDLQSVIAMLRKDVTDTPLDFNNFRD
- the plsY gene encoding glycerol-3-phosphate 1-O-acyltransferase PlsY, which translates into the protein MQNLIVAVVAYLIGSLSFAVIVSAAMGLDDPRSYGSGNPGATNVLRSGSKKAAILTLIGDAFKGWLPVWCVVHFGARFGLDDTSVAIAAIAVFLGHLYPVFFRFKGGKGVATAAGVLLAINPVLGGATLLTWLIVAFFTRYSSLAALAAAVFAPLFDGFLFGPHIIALSIVVMSTLLVWRHRGNISKLMRGQESRIGDKKKAAGGGSPAAGNDL
- the ybaK gene encoding Cys-tRNA(Pro) deacylase; this translates as MSKSRHVSETPATQFLRRHGVAFGEHPYDYVEHGGTAESARQLGVDEHHVVKTLVMEDEHAKPLIVLMHGDRTVSTKNLARQIGAKRVEPCKPEVANRHSGYLIGGTSPFGTRKAMPVYVESSILEMERIWLNGGRRGFLVSIDPQVLTGLLTAKPVQCASVD
- a CDS encoding AMP-binding protein; the protein is MNVNSSTAAPLDISALLAALPTRISEIPARAAARDPAHVALIEDARRLTNAQLLEAVEAAAALLREWGVRGGDRVMIVAENSVAQIVLLFATAKLDAWALVSNARLSAAELDSIRAHAQPRVVAYGVESSTDAQQHAARHQASAAPTLTPDIGAWSYTIDGSVQAEPVEAANARQCAALIYTTGTTGAPKGVMLSHRNLAFIAAMSSGLRRVGPDDVVYAVLPISHVYGFASVCLGSLYAGATLRLAPRFVPEAVRRALAGERVSIFQGVPAMHAKLLEHLHTQGHAWSAPSLRFAYSGGSPLDAALKAQVEAAYGLPLHNGYGMTESSPTVSQTMLDRPRGDCSVGEVIPGVEVRFVGLDGAEAAPGEIGELWVRGPNVMLGYYRNPEQTRAAVTADGWLKTGDLARQEADGALHIVGRSKELIIRSGFNVYPAEVEHVLNAHPQVVQSAVIGRAVEGNEEVIAFVELLTGATVTPAELIAWCGERLAPYKRPAEVKVLAALPAASTGKILKHRLREFL